A genomic window from Enoplosus armatus isolate fEnoArm2 chromosome 18, fEnoArm2.hap1, whole genome shotgun sequence includes:
- the LOC139300921 gene encoding nipped-B-like protein B — translation MNGDMPHVPITTLAGIASLTDLLNQLPLPSPLPATTAKSLLYNGRISEEVSSLLVCRDENLVTQLAQSLNQVSTEHIELKDNLGNDEPEGDMPMLLQTLLSRNPKIFRDKSMPTQFEVWGGVMQQPMMQQYKMSQNQVHGSPGSNYQQTTVPQSPSGCFTSPQSGSGTRFVPQQNSPIPSPYTPQSPADYMQYNPPSYSQHQQTQQVSSVRNIHDNKVSGQLSSNSSNHNVRLGSDEDYMNMAHRLGNEDNDPSMRVATFPVKSPQSVCSPAGSEETAKRSRPPLIMQSPPPDVPPGAAPDLLLTSADRKKKQKERSKEENEQMDKDALYGIVSSPSKDSARLTLKLSRVKSPDVDQSHIDSDHQTNLMNNNNQLSRTAQDLSHKLAAEEQANCQQVAVRPNTKDSGVVSGVVFDDAEIDTLAEIERIERESASERERWSKEVLDKDKPLKKRKQDSYPQESGADSSDVPTVQGGNPDTKLTPKKTNAASNGASRPALMVSIDLQQAGRVIGQPVVVLEAQQLCEDHLQRIKSKTDGKVDKVVENRPGIIKQHSDNPKKSGSDGQPETPKQKQESRRESKHKHDSKTDSSKGHSDERRPDTPRQKHDKHSDLRHKEEKNHNSHRSHASQPRTPKTISKAERNSRHGEDKARDRDKDKDRDRDKDRDRDRQKDRDRDKDRDKDKDRDRDKERDREKKHKTMSRENCNRHSPDRHTKPDSSRVKQDGSRKSTDLNGRQRTESSSLQNAQNKEERKSGDGRMSCQSKNKPQSFDTKPSEFPSYLLGGKSGSLKNFVIPKLKRDGKDKDPQHVSKLKDNWNEPLVRLERVSLVENLSKGAKPVVVLKKLSIDEVKRIIRESRNAHGSKSRNSSSIDKSESEVSFLEKTNKRRHSMISKRSKYADVDSDEEDADDSESARKKYKKDHAKTLKHEERRGSGEHRRGGGHHNARRGPGSRHREWSPADSNEGSPPPSLSDVARKLKKKEKHKNRKASKLTSEEIMDSSTFKRFMARLDSILENLEDVDLTAADDDEIPEELLLGKHQLSELGSDSAKIKDMGIFNMFPSHKLVKMLNILEKNIQDSVKLSTLMNHGNDSMDEERLWRDLIMERVTKSADACLTALNIMTSPHMPKAVYIEDVIERVLQFTKFHLQNSLYPQYDPVYRVDPHGGGMHTSKSKRAKSSTHKQKVVVMLYNKVCEIVSNISLLLEIQLLTDTTILQVSTLGITPFFVENVSELQLCAITLVTAVFSRYEKHRQLILEEIFTSLARLPTSKRSLRNFRLNSNVSDGEPLYIQMVTALVLQLIQCVVHLPSERDAEDEQHSKKVDKDVFITNSYETAMRTAQNFLSVFLKKCGSKQGEEDYRPLFENFVQDLLSTVNKPEWPAVELLLSLLGRLLVHQFSNKQTEMALRVASLDYLGTVASRLRKDAVTCQVDQKAIDRILKETPGSDEIQQLQKALLDYLDEKVETDPSLVFARKFYIAQWFRDTTSEAEKAIKSQNENDEDSGGRHHSNDVDSTGEIMQRAEARKKFLRKVIKTPPSHFISLRLNSDTVDYEDSCLIVRYLASMRPFAQSFDIYLSQILRVLGESAIAVRTKAMKCLSEVVAVDPSILARLDMQRGVHCRLMDNSTSVREAAVELLGRFVLSRPQLIEQYYDMLIERILDTGISVRKRVIKILRDICLEQPDFHKITEMCVKMIRRVNDEEGIKKLVNETFQKLWFTPTPSHDKDAMTRKILNITDVVSACKDSGYDWFEQLLQNLLKSEEQASYKPAKKACVQLVDNLVEHILKYEESLADCEDKGVNSGRLVACITTLYLFSKIRAQLMVKHAMTMQPYLTTKCNTQNDFMVICNVAKILELVVPLMEHPSETFLTTIEEDLMKLIIKYGMTVVQHCVSCLGAVVNKVTHNYKFVWACFNRYYGALAKLKTQHQEDPNSSTLAANKPTLLRSLFTVGALCRHFDFDQEEFKGTNKIVIKDKVLELLLYFTTHEDEEVQIKAIIGLGFQFIMHPELMFVQDVKVLYNSTLSDESSLVGLKIQVLKNLQTYLQEEDSRMQEADREWKKQSNQEDLKEMGDISSGMSSSIMQIYLKQVLESFFHSQSTVRHFALSVITLTLSQGLIHPVQCVPYLVAMGTDPEPTMKNKADQQLVEIDKKYSGFIHMKAVAGLKMSYQVQRAINGSKGAVVRGFRHDDSDSALCSHLYSMVRGNRQHRRAFLISLLNLFDDSTKTEVNMLLFIADNLACFPYQSQEEPLFIMHHIDITLSVSGSNLLQSFKESLRKEPVQQEKKMKTKKKKKKQQRRKYSSDDDDEDEEQSSSKSSSSDEDDEVVHRRKKSVVSDSDSDIEDEDAVMNRLPENPNPLLDFASASQGILLLLVLKQHLKNLYGFSDSKIQKYSPTESAKVYDKAVNRKSKVHFNPHQTLYYLKNNTANVDLSYDSKRNIVKQYLDFKVLMEHLDRDEEDQEGEATANARNKAITSLLRGPKPLNHNHNNHSAPVESDDEESEDEDPPRKPRKGGDSPEDSGHMNETVEAMDVVAICRPKYKDRPQIARVIQKTKNGYSIHWMTGSYSGPWAVAKKRDGRKKVPWVDTIKESDIIYKKISLTSGHKLKNKVAHTLRALYAAKEGTKS, via the exons ATGAATGGTGATATGCCTCATGTTCCCATCACTACTCTTGCTGGAATTGCTAGCCTGACAGACT TGTTGAACCAGCTGCCCTTACCTTCACCTCTCCCTGCCACCACCGCTAAGAGTCTGCTCTACAATGGAAGGATCTCTGAAGAGGTCAGCAGCCTGCTGGTGTGTCGGGATGAGAATCTGGTGACTCAGCTGGCACAAAGCCTTAACCAGGTCTCCACTGAACACAT AGAGTTGAAGGACAACTTGGGGAATGATGAACCCGAGGGTGACATGCCAATGCTTCTACAAACTCTGCTGTCCAGGAACCCCAAAATCTTCAGGGACAAAAGTATGCCAACCCAGTTCGAGGTTTGGG GAG GTGTAATGCAGCAGCCAATGATGCAACAGTATAAGATGTCTCAGAATCAGGTGCATGGCAGTCCAGGATCAAACTATCAGCAAACCACTGTCCCTCAAAGCCCCTCTGG ATGCTTTACATCCCCGCAGTCTGGATCAGGTACTCGGTTCGTACCCCAGCAGAACAGCCCTATACCTAGTCCCTATACCCCTCAGAGTCCTGCAGACTACATGCAGTACAATCCACCCAGTTATTCTCAACACCAACAGACTCAGCAAG TGTCTAGTGTGAGAAATATCCATGACAACAAGGTCTCTGGACAGCTATCAAGTAATTCATCAAATCATAATGTGAGACTGGGCTCAGATGAAGACTACATGAACATGGCTCACAGACTGGGAAATGAG GATAATGACCCCTCAATGAGGGTGGCCACATTTCCAGTTAAATCACCACAGTCTGTGTGTTCCCCTGCTGGGAGTGAAGAGACGGCAAAAA GGTCCAGGCCTCCCCTTATCATGCAGTCACCTCCACCTGATGTGCCACCAGGTGCAGCACCTGACCTGCTCCTCACCTCTGCTGACCgcaaaaagaagcagaaagaaaggagtaaagaagaaaatgaacagaTGGATAAAGATGCCTTGTATGGCATTGTTAGTTCTCCATCAAAAGACTCTGCAAGGCTGACTTTAAAACTGTCCAGAGTGAAGAGTCCAGACGTGGATCAATCACATATCGACTCAGACCATCAAACTAAtttgatgaataataataatcagttgTCAAGGACTGCTCAGGACCTGTCACACAAGTTAGCTGCGGAGGAGCAGGCAAACTGTCAGCAGGTTGCTGTTCGGCCAAATACCAAGGACTCCGGAGTCGTCAGTGGGGTTGTGTTTGATGATGCTGAGATAGACACACTTGCAGAGATTGAGAGAATAGAACGCGAGTCGGCCAGTGAGAGAGAACGGTGGTCTAAAGAAGTCCTGGATAAAG ATAAGCCACTGAAGAAACGGAAGCAAGACTCATATCCTCAGGAATCCGGAGCTGATTCAAGTGACGTGCCTACTGTGCAAGGGGGCAACCCTGACACCAAGTTGACACCCAAGAAGACGAATGCTGCAAGTAACGGTGCCAGTCGGCCTGCTTTGATGGTCAGTATTGATCTGCAACAAGCTGGCAGAGTGATAGGACAGCCTGTAGTGGTCTTGGAAGCACAGCAGTTGTGTGAAGACCACCTACAGCGCATAAAGTCAAAGACTGATGGAAAAGTAGATAAAGTTGTTGAAAACAGACCTGGGATCATCAAACAGCATTCTGACAACCCCAAAAAGTCTGGCTCAGATGGTCAACCAGAAACCCCCAAGCAGAAGCAGGAGAGTCGCCGTGAatctaaacacaaacatgacagcaAAACTGACAGCAGCAAGGGACACTCCGATGAAAGACGGCCAGACACACCAAGGCAGAAACATGACAAGCATTCAGACTTGCgccacaaagaggaaaaaaaccaCAACAGTCACCGATCCCATGCCAGCCAACCTAGGACTCCTAAAACCATCAGCAAGGCGGAACGTAACTCCAGACATGGAGAAGACAAAGCCAGGGATAGAGATAAGGATAAGGACAGAGATAGAGATAAggacagagatagagatagGCAAAAGGACAGAGATAGAGATAAAGAtagagataaagataaagatagagatagagataaagaaagagacagagaaaagaaacacaagactATGTCAAGGGAAAACTGCAACAGACACTCTCCTGACCGGCATACTAAACCTGACAGCTCTAGAGTGAAGCAGGACGGAAGCAGAAAATCCACTGACCTCAATGGTCGACAGAGGACAGAAAGTTCCAGCCTCCAAAACGCCCAAAataaggaagagaggaaaagtgggGATGGCAGAATGAGCTGCCAATCTAAAAACAAGCCGCAGTCTTTTGACACCAAACCTAGTGAGTTCCCCTCATACCTGCTGGGCGGCAAGTCAGGAAGTCTGAAGAACTTTGTGATTCCCAAACTAAAACGGGATGGGAAAGATAAAGATCCGCAACATGTAAGCAAATTGAAAGATAACTGGAACGAACCCCTGGTCAGGCTGGAGAGAGTGTCATTGGTAGAGAACTTAAGCAAAGGAGCTAAACCTGTTGTTGTGCTTAAGAAACTCAGCATTGATGAGGTAAAAAGGATCATTAGGGAAAGCAGGAATGCACATGGCTCCAAATCCAGGAACTCGTCCTCCATTGACAAATCAGAGAGCG AGGTGTCATTTTTGGAGAAGACAAACAAGCGAAGGCACAGTATGATCAGTAAGAGATCCAAGTACGCAGACGTGGACTCCGATGAAGAAGATGCTGATGACTCTGAGT CTGCAAGGAAAAAGTACAAGAAAGATCACGCCAAGACATTGAAGCACGAAGAGAGGAGAGGTTCTGGAGAGCACCGTCGAGGTGGAGGTCATCATAATGCTCGACGGGGGCCTGGTAGCCGTCACCGTGAATGGAGCCCTGCTGATTCAAATGAAGGCTCTCCACCACCAAGCCTGAGTGATG ttgccagaaaattgaagaaaaaggagaaacacaaaaacaggaaggCTTCCAAGCTGACATCAGAGG AAATAATGGACTCCTCCACATTTAAGAGATTCATGGCCAGATTGGACAGCATTCTTGAGAACCTTGAGGACGTGGACCTCACTGCCGCAG ATGATGATGAGATACCTGAAGAGCTCTTGCTTGGAAAGCACCAGTTAAGCGAGCTAGGCAGTGATTCTGCTAAGATCAAAGATATGGGCATCTTTAACATG TTTCCATCTCATAAACTGGTGAAAATGTTGAATATCCTGGAGAAGAACATTCAGGACAGTGTCAAGCTTTCCACATTAATGAATCAT GGTAACGATTCCATGGATGAGGAGCGGCTGTGGCGTGACCTTATCATGGAGCGAGTGACTAAGTCTGCTGATGCCTGTCTGACTGCACTCAACATCATGACATCTCCACACATGCCCAAGGCCGTTTATATAGAGGATGTGATTGAGAGGGTGCTGCAGTTCACCAAGTTCCATCTGCAAAACTCTTTGTACCCTCAGTATGACCCAGTCTACAGAGTGGACCCCCATGGAG GTGGCATGCATACTTCAAAGTCCAAGAGAGCAAAGTCTTCCACCCATAAACAGAAGGTGGTAGTCATGCTCTACAACAAAGTGTGTGAAATTGTCAGCAACATCTCGCTGCTCCTGGAGATCCAGCTGCTAACTGACACCACTATTCTCCAG GTGTCCACCTTGGGTATTACACCATTTTTTGTGGAGAATGTCAGTGAACTGCAGTTATGTGCCATCACACTAGTGACAGCA GTGTTTTCTCGTTACGAGAAGCACAGACAGCTGATTCTTGAAGAGATCTTCACCTCCCTGGCCAGACTGCCTACGAGTAAACGCAGCCTCAGGAACTTTAG GCTAAACAGCAATGTTTCGGATGGAGAGCCTTTGTATATCCAGATGGTCACCGCACTGGTTCTTCAGCTCATCCAGTGTGTGGTACACCTTCCTTCAGAGAGGGACGCAGAGGATGAACAACACAGTAAGAAG GTGGATAAAGATGTCTTCATCACAAACTCCTATGAAACTGCCATGAGGACAGCTCAGAACTTCCTATCAGTGTTTCTCAAGAA GTGTGGCAGTAAACAGGGAGAAGAGGACTACAGGCCTCTGTTTGAGAACTTTGTTCAAGACCTCCTGTCTACAGTCAACAAGCCTGAGTGGCCTGCAGTTGAACTGCTGCTCAGTTTACTGGGCCGGCTGTTG GTGCACCAGTTTAGTAACAAGCAGACAGAAATGGCACTCAGGGTGGCATCGCTGGACTACCTCGGCACTGTTGCTTCTCGCCTGCGTAAAGATGCTGTCACTTGCCAAGTGGACCAAAAGGCTATTGACCGCATCCTCAAAGAG ACTCCAGGCAGTGATGAGATCCAGCAACTCCAGAAGGCCTTGCTAGACTACCTAGATGAAAAGGTTGAGACAGATCCATCTCTAGTG TTTGCCAGGAAGTTTTATATTGCCCAGTGGTTCAGGGACACTACAAGTGAGGCAGAGAAAGCGATTAAGTCTCAAAATGAGAACGATGAGGACTCAGGAGGTCGACATCATTCCAACGATGTTGACTCAACTGGGGAGATTATGCAGAGGGCTGAGGCACGAAAGAAATTCCTCCGCAAGGTCATCAAGACACCaccatcacatttcatttctctgaG GTTAAACTCTGACACAGTGGACTATGAGGACTCCTGCCTGATTGTCAGATATCTGGCCTCAATGAGGCCGTTTGCACAGAgctttgatatttatttatcacag ATTCTGAGAGTACTGGGTGAGAGTGCCATTGCAGTCAGAACTAAAGCCATGAAATGTCTGTCTGAAGTAGTCGCTGTGGATCCAAGTATTCTGGCACGG TTGGACATGCAGCGTGGTGTTCATTGTCGCCTCATGGACAACTCCACCAGTGTGCGAGAGGCAGCTGTGGAGCTCCTTGGCCGTTTTGTGCTAAGTCGACCGCAGCTCATTGAGCAGTACTATGACATGCTCATTGAAAGGATATTG GACACAGGCATTAGCGTAAGGAAGAGGGTCATTAAGATCTTGAGGGATATTTGCCTGGAGCAGCCGGACTTCCACAAGATCACTGAGATGTGTGTCAAGATGATCCGAAGGGTCAACGATGAAGAGGGGATCaag AAATTGGTGAATGAGACATTCCAGAAACTCTGGTTCACCCCCACACCCAGTCATGACAAAGATGCCATGACCCGGAAGATCCTGAACATCACAGATGTG GTGTCGGCGTGTAAAGATTCAGGCTATGACTGGTTTGAGCAGCTTCTCCAAAAT CTACTGAAGTCAGAAGAGCAAGCTTCGTACAAACCTGCCAAGAAGGCTTGTGTTCAGCTGGTGGACAATCTAGTGGAACACATACTGAAATATGAGGAGTCTCTTGCAG actgTGAGGACAAAGGGGTCAACTCAGGTCGTCTGGTAGCATGCATCACCACTCTCTACCTGTTTAGCAAGATCAGAGCACAGTTAATGGTCAAACATGCTATGACTATGCAGCCCTATTTGACCACCAAGTGCAAT ACTCAGAATGACTTCATGGTGATATGCAACGTGGCAAAGATCCTGGAGCTGGTCGTACCTTTGATGGAGCACCCAAGTGAGACTTTCCTCACTACTATCGAAGAAGACCTGATGAAGCTCATTATCAAATACGGCATGACG GTTGTACAACACTGTGTAAGCTGTCTTGGTGCTGTTGTCAACAAGGTCACACACAACTACAAGTTTGTTTGGGCTTGTTTCAATCGTTACTATG GGGCTCTGGCAAAACTGAAGACACAGCACCAAGAGGACCCCAATAGCTCCACTCTGGCTGCTAACAAACCCACTCTTCTGCGCTCACTGTTTACTGTGGGGGCTCTCTGTCGACACTTTGATTTTGATCAAGAGGAGTTCAAGGGTACTAACAAG ATTGTCATCAAGGACAAAGTGTTGGAGCTCCTGTTGTACTTCACCACTCATGAAGATGAGGAGGTCCAGATCAAGGCCATCATAGGTCTAG GCTTCCAGTTCATCATGCACCCAGAGCTCATGTTTGTGCAGGATGTGAAGGTTCTGTATAACAGTACCCTTTCAGATGAAAGCAGTTTGGTCGGTCTGAAGATCCAAGTGCTAAAAAACTTGCAGACATACCTGCAAGAGGAGGACTCTCGAATGCAGGAGGCTGATCGTGAAT GGAAGAAGCAATCTAATCAGGAGGATCTGAAAGAAATGGGGGACATCTCATCAGGCATGAGCAGCTCTATAATGCAGATATACCTGAAGCAGGTGCTGGAGTCCTTCTTCCACTCACAGTCCACTGTTCGGCACTTTGCCCTGAGTGTCATTACACTGACTCTCAGCCAGGGCCTCATCCATCCTGTACAG tgtgtgcCCTACTTGGTTGCCATGGGAACAGACCCTGAGCCAACCATGAAGAACAAGGCCGATCAACAGCTGGTGGAGATTGACAAGAAATATTCGGGCTTCATCCAT ATGAAGGCCGTAGCAGGGTTGAAGATGTCTTATCAGGTGCAACGGGCCATAAATGGATCCAAAGGCGCAGTGGTTCGAGGTTTTCGTCACGATGACTCAGACTCTGCCCTCTGCTCACATCTCTACTCTATGGTCCGTGGGAACCGACAGCATAGGCGGGCTTTCCTCATTTCCCTGCTCAACTTGTTTGATGACAGCACC AAAACAGAGGTGAACATGCTGTTGTTCATAGCAGACAACTTGGCCTGCTTCCCCTACCAGAGCCAGGAGGAGCCTCTTTTCATCATGCACCATATAGATattactctgtctgtctctggtaGCAACCTACTCCAGTCTTTCAAGGAG TCTTTACGGAAAGAGCCTGTACAGCaggaaaagaagatgaagacaaaaaagaagaagaagaagcagcagaggaggaaatacAGCtctgatgatgacgatgaagacGAGGAGCAGAGCAGTAGCAAATCCAGCAGCAGTGACGAGGACGATGAGGTGGTCCACAGGCGAAAGAAATCTGtggtttctgattctgactctgacaTTGAAGACGAGGATGCAGTGATGAACCGTCTACCCGAAAACCCCAACCCCCTGCTGGACTTTGCCAGTGCTTCACAGGgtattctgctgctgctggtgctaaAACAACATCTGAAGAATCTATACGGCTTCTCAGACAG CAAAATCCAGAAATATTCACCGACGGAGTCTGCCAAAGTATATGACAAGGCCGTGAACAGGAAATCTAAGGTGCACTTCAACCCTCATCAGACACTGTATTACCTGAAGAATAATACAGCCAACGTGGATCTCAGCTACGACAGCAAGAGGAATATTGTGAAACAGTATTTGGAC TTCAAGGTACTGATGGAGCACTTGGATCGTGATGAAGAGGACCAGGAGGGTGAAGCAACTGCCAATGCCAGAAACAAAGCCATTACTTCACTGCTGAGGGGCCCAAAACCCTTgaaccacaaccacaataatCACAGTGCTCCAGTGGAGTCAGACGATGAGGAGAGTGAGGATGAAGATCCCCCT CGGAAACCAAGGAAAGGTGGAGATTCCCCAGAGGATTCAGGTCACATGAATGAGACAGTGGAGGCCATGGACGTCGTTGCCATCTGCCGTCCCAAATACAAAGACAGACCACAGATCGCCAGGGTCATCCAGAAGACCAAAAATGGCTACAGTATACACTGGATGACGGGATCTTACTCTGGGCCCTGGGCTGTGGCAAAGAAACGGGACGGTCGCAAAAAGGTGCCTTGGGTTGACACTATCAAGGAGTCAGACAttatttacaagaaaatatCCTTGACAAGTGGACACAAGCTGAAGAACAAAGTGGCACACACGTTACGGGCGTTATATGCTGCCAAGGAGGGGACCAAGAGTTAA